AACGTCCACGTAATTCAAAGGTTGCAAACATTGAGAATGCAGTCATTAAAGATGGTACTACAACAAACAATGTTAGTATTACTTGAAGGAATTTCCAAAATCCATCAATACCAGGTTCAGTTAGTTGGTGATGAATACCAACTGGAACTGATAGTAATAAGAATAATATGAATGATAAGCGAGCTAGCGCATCAGAGAAAATTTTACCACCAATAATTTTGGGAACTACAGTATACCAAATCATGTATGCAGGTAGTAACCAGAAGTACACTAGGGCATGGCCGAAATACCAGAACAATGTACGAGATAATAAAATATCAATACGCTCTACGAAGCCCATAGACCAAGGGAGTAGTTGAAGTAGAACTTCAGCTGCAACACCAAGAGTTGCAACAAACCACATTAAATTGTTTACTACAACCATATATGATAATAGTGGAGTAGTTTGACCTTTATTTTCTTTTTTCCATTGAACAAAACGTAAACCTTGAGCTAGGCATACAATCCAAGAACCTACTACAACTAGAGCTAAACCAGCATAATAAATCCAGTGTGCTTGTAGTGGTGCATAGAAAGTGTATAAAACAGATGCTTGATTCAATAAAACCATTACAGCAGCAGCTGCTGTACCGATTGTCATTACCCAGAAACCAAGCCAACCTAATTTACGTTGGCCACTTGAAAGGGCACCCGCTGTTCGACTGACTGCGGCCGTTTGAAATCCAAGAATAAAATAAGTAGTAAGAACAAGTCCTAATAAAACACCGTGAACTGTTAGTATTTGATAATAACCGATTCCAAATGGTAATTCAAATCGACCTGAACGAACTAACACTTGTAATAGACCACAAAGACCACCGATAAATAATGCTATGAATGCGACATAAATGTGAGCTAGTGCAAGTTTTCCGTCTTTTTTATCAACTTTAGTGGAATTATTAACACTTGCTTTTACTTGAGTAGAGACAACTCTTTCTTCTTTAATTGCAGTCGTCATTTTACTCCACCACCTTTAAAGTAGAATACATCATTGCGTGACCTACACCGCAATATTCATTACAGACGATTAAATACTCTCCAGCTTTATCAACTGTTGTGATTTTTTCAGAAACATAACCAGGCTCCAACATCATATTAATGTTTGTTCCTGCAACTTCAAAACCATGGATAACATCTTTTGTAGTAGCGATGAATCTTACTTTTGAGCCTACAGGTACTTCAATTTCCGTTGGATTATACATAAATGCTGAAGAAACTATAACAACTTCATAGTCCCAGTCTTTTCCTTCAACTTTGTGTACACCAGGGTTATTAAATGGAGCAATAGTATCTACTTCTTCATAATTAATTGTCCATTTGGAGTTATTCGGATGTGTACCACCATGGAAAGCACTTACACCTACGATTGCTAAAAATGCAATGAGCATAGCTGTTCCGAATATAAGCCACCATTTCTCATACTTATGTATGTGCATGTTGTTTCCCTCCTAAATTAAGGTTTTTTCGATTAGAAGCGGTCAAGAAATAAATTAAAGCAAAGGCCCCATATGATGATAATAAAAATTCCAAGTCCAAATGTTGCATAGAGAGTACCTTTTAAATTATCATCTGACTTTTTATGGTTTGCCATGTCTCTCCCTCCTAGGTTTTAAGAATCGTAACTTACTTACGAACTCATCATATAAAAAAACGTTTTTACAAGATGTGATAAAAATCACAGTAAATCTGTTGAAATGTGAATTTAATGTGAAAGTACAAATGGAATAGAAAATGGCTCGAGTAAGTTTTTATAAAAAACCACTCGAGCCATTATTTTCTTTTTTTAGGATTATTCTTCATCTAAAGTAAATAAAATGTTTATTGAACCCATGCCATCAATTGTCACAGGTAACCTGTATGCTGTTTCAAATCCAAGTAATTTTGTATTTCCTACCATAACGGTAGGGGGGGTAATATCAATATTTACTGATTTTGATTCTATGTATGTACATAAATTTCCGGCGATCATATTTCCAAATTCGCCTGTAAAAGATTCAAGCATGATTCCTTCCAGTGGCATACCGAACATATTTGAACCAATTTCACTAAAAGTTGATAATGCACTATCGATGATAATTCTACCCTTAAAATCTCCTATTAGCCCTATAAGTACACCAATCTCATCCTGTACATAAGGTTCATTCATTATAGTAGAAGGTTGAATGTTAACATCCATAGGAACAATGGTTTTGATAGCTTGTATCGTTCCATCTAAAATTAATTGTATATTATTAGAATTTTCCATTCTATACGCATCCTTTATAAATTTATATATTTGGTTAAATAGGCGCTCAGAATTATCTTGACGCTAGCTAGATAAATCTTTAAAATTTAATTGAAAATGATTATCAATTAAAGGGAGCTGTAATAATGATTTATGTATTTATTGGCTTAACTGCACTTGTTTATGGTTGTATCGGAACATATGTCATTAAGAAGACAAGCAAAAGTTAAGATTTTAACTTATTATAACTTGAAAAGGCGGAATAGTATGTAACATTTTAGTAAAAAATGATGAAATTTGCGATTTTTTTAATTTTTCACTTCTTTAACCATAATATCCTTCATCCTCCACTTAGTTTTATTTTCTTTTTTTCCACAATATTTTTCAATCCATCAAAATTTTTCTCATTTAATAGCCGATTTTGTTTTTAAACCGTGGTAGTATATAATTGTGACAAAAAGAAGACAAAGGGGCATTATTTTGATGAGTTCTTTTGAAGAAAAATTACAGCAATTATTTTCCCAAACTGCTGTGCAATACATAATTTATGAAAAAAATGAAGATACAGAACGTTTAGAAAAGCTTCAATTATTTGCACGCAAGTTGCTACA
Above is a genomic segment from Lysinibacillus sp. PLM2 containing:
- a CDS encoding cytochrome c oxidase subunit I, which codes for MTTAIKEERVVSTQVKASVNNSTKVDKKDGKLALAHIYVAFIALFIGGLCGLLQVLVRSGRFELPFGIGYYQILTVHGVLLGLVLTTYFILGFQTAAVSRTAGALSSGQRKLGWLGFWVMTIGTAAAAVMVLLNQASVLYTFYAPLQAHWIYYAGLALVVVGSWIVCLAQGLRFVQWKKENKGQTTPLLSYMVVVNNLMWFVATLGVAAEVLLQLLPWSMGFVERIDILLSRTLFWYFGHALVYFWLLPAYMIWYTVVPKIIGGKIFSDALARLSFILFLLLSVPVGIHHQLTEPGIDGFWKFLQVILTLFVVVPSLMTAFSMFATFELRGRSLGSKGLFGWFKNLPWSDCRFLLPFIGMVAFIPGGAGGIVNASYQMNELIHNTIWVTGHFHLTVATAVVLTYFGAAFWLIPHLNGRKLTKRINNMANTAGILWAIGMTIMSGAMHIAGLFGAPRRSEYSTYGGSELASEWISYQIAQAVGGTILFLAILVILGVVINLLWFAPKGDQEFPVAEVAEDASKTPAILDNFKVWGVILVALILIAYTVPIIDIINTSPLGSVGYPHLIGR
- the cbaB gene encoding cytochrome c oxidase subunit 2; the protein is MHIHKYEKWWLIFGTAMLIAFLAIVGVSAFHGGTHPNNSKWTINYEEVDTIAPFNNPGVHKVEGKDWDYEVVIVSSAFMYNPTEIEVPVGSKVRFIATTKDVIHGFEVAGTNINMMLEPGYVSEKITTVDKAGEYLIVCNEYCGVGHAMMYSTLKVVE
- the cheX gene encoding CheY-P phosphatase CheX, whose product is MENSNNIQLILDGTIQAIKTIVPMDVNIQPSTIMNEPYVQDEIGVLIGLIGDFKGRIIIDSALSTFSEIGSNMFGMPLEGIMLESFTGEFGNMIAGNLCTYIESKSVNIDITPPTVMVGNTKLLGFETAYRLPVTIDGMGSINILFTLDEE